In Georgenia soli, a genomic segment contains:
- the tsf gene encoding translation elongation factor Ts produces MANYTAADIKALREKTGAGMLDVKKALDESDGDQEKALEIIRVKGLKGVAKREGRTVAEGLVAAEVVPGDAGETGVIVEVNSETDFVAKNQSFIDFANDVLKAAVSTGAADVDSLLAAQLDGETVSDKVDGIAATIGEKIVVRRVARVSGDKVSLYLHRTAKDLPPSVGVLVASDEAGAAVARDVAMHIAAYSPAYLSRDEVPAETVENERRIAEETARNEGKPEAALPKIVEGRMNGYFKENVLLDQAFAKDPKKTVGKVVEEVGGTLTGFVRFRVGN; encoded by the coding sequence ATGGCGAACTACACCGCCGCTGACATCAAGGCTCTGCGCGAGAAGACCGGCGCGGGCATGCTGGACGTCAAGAAGGCTCTCGACGAGTCCGACGGCGACCAGGAGAAGGCGCTGGAGATCATCCGCGTCAAGGGTCTGAAGGGCGTGGCCAAGCGTGAGGGTCGCACCGTGGCCGAGGGTCTGGTCGCGGCCGAGGTCGTCCCGGGCGACGCCGGCGAGACCGGCGTCATCGTCGAGGTGAACTCCGAGACCGACTTCGTCGCCAAGAACCAGTCCTTCATCGACTTCGCGAACGACGTCCTGAAGGCTGCGGTCTCCACCGGCGCCGCCGACGTCGACTCGCTGCTCGCCGCCCAGCTCGACGGCGAGACCGTCTCGGACAAGGTCGACGGCATCGCCGCGACCATCGGCGAGAAGATCGTCGTGCGCCGGGTCGCCCGTGTCAGCGGCGACAAGGTCTCCCTGTACCTGCACCGCACCGCCAAGGACCTCCCGCCGTCGGTGGGCGTCCTCGTCGCCTCGGACGAGGCCGGCGCCGCGGTGGCCCGCGACGTGGCGATGCACATCGCCGCGTACTCCCCGGCGTACCTCAGCCGCGACGAGGTTCCCGCCGAGACGGTGGAGAACGAGCGCCGCATCGCCGAGGAGACCGCCCGCAACGAGGGCAAGCCCGAGGCCGCTCTGCCGAAGATCGTCGAGGGCCGCATGAACGGGTACTTCAAGGAGAACGTGCTGCTCGACCAGGCGTTCGCCAAGGACCCGAAGAAGACGGTCGGCAAGGTCGTCGAGGAGGTCGGTGGCACCCTCACCGGCTTCGTCCGCTTCCGCGTCGGCAACTGA
- a CDS encoding YraN family protein, which translates to MRAKDAVGRYGEKVAARYLDEHGIEVVERNWRCRYGEIDIVGHDRAADELIFVEVKTRRGTGYGHPAEAVTRAKLSRLRRLAGLWLGAHEVRARGIRIDVVAVLLSSGRPDVQHLRAVG; encoded by the coding sequence GTGAGGGCGAAGGACGCGGTGGGCAGGTACGGCGAGAAGGTCGCCGCGCGGTACCTGGACGAGCACGGCATCGAGGTCGTCGAGCGCAACTGGCGCTGCCGGTACGGCGAGATCGACATCGTCGGCCACGACCGTGCCGCCGACGAGCTGATCTTCGTCGAGGTCAAGACCCGCAGGGGCACCGGGTACGGGCACCCCGCCGAGGCCGTGACGCGCGCCAAGCTCTCGCGTCTGCGCCGCCTGGCGGGGCTCTGGCTGGGCGCGCACGAGGTGCGGGCGCGGGGCATCCGTATCGACGTCGTCGCGGTCCTGCTGTCCTCGGGCCGCCCCGACGTCCAGCACCTGCGGGCGGTGGGCTGA
- a CDS encoding RNA-binding protein has protein sequence MLADALEHLVRGIVDHPDDVRVSSRSLRRGELLEVRVHPEDLGRVIGRSGRTARALRTVIGALSTSGPVRVDVVDTDRR, from the coding sequence GTGCTGGCCGACGCTCTCGAGCACCTCGTGCGTGGCATCGTCGACCACCCGGACGACGTCCGGGTGAGCAGCCGGTCCCTGCGGCGCGGGGAGCTGCTCGAGGTCCGCGTGCACCCCGAGGACCTCGGCCGTGTGATCGGACGCTCCGGGCGCACCGCCCGGGCCCTGCGCACCGTGATCGGTGCGTTGTCCACCTCCGGCCCCGTGCGGGTCGACGTGGTGGACACCGACCGCCGCTGA
- a CDS encoding ribonuclease HII, translating to MTTTPARRTRRPKPTRVLETALLAELGDGALVAGMDEVGRGALAGPVSVGVAVVSAATSRRMPRGLADSKLLTPQAREELVAPVRAWSTASAVGHASAAEIDALGIIAALRLAGRRALAELAGVGVVPGLIILDGVHDWLGEPAQGELFAPEPPAVLVPGTGEEVFTPPVRTQVKGDARCAVVAAASVLAKVARDSLMVELHDSHPQYHWAGNKGYSSPEHVAALAEQGPCELHRRSWRLPGVGGAGVGADDEGRPLVATPEEAEDHDASEVAGAGVLVGGA from the coding sequence GTGACGACCACCCCCGCCCGCCGCACCCGGCGGCCGAAGCCCACCCGGGTCCTCGAGACCGCCCTCCTCGCCGAGCTCGGCGACGGCGCCCTCGTCGCCGGGATGGACGAGGTCGGCCGCGGGGCCCTGGCCGGGCCCGTGAGCGTGGGCGTCGCCGTCGTCAGCGCCGCCACGTCGAGGCGGATGCCCCGCGGGCTGGCCGACTCCAAGCTGCTCACCCCCCAGGCTCGCGAGGAGCTCGTCGCCCCGGTGCGGGCCTGGTCCACGGCCTCCGCGGTGGGGCACGCCTCGGCCGCGGAGATCGACGCCCTGGGGATCATCGCGGCCCTCCGCCTGGCGGGCCGTCGCGCGCTCGCCGAGCTGGCCGGCGTGGGCGTCGTGCCGGGGCTGATCATCCTGGACGGGGTCCACGACTGGCTCGGCGAGCCCGCGCAGGGCGAGCTCTTCGCCCCCGAGCCGCCCGCCGTCCTCGTCCCGGGCACCGGCGAGGAGGTCTTCACCCCGCCGGTCCGTACCCAGGTCAAGGGGGACGCCCGCTGCGCGGTGGTCGCGGCGGCCAGCGTGCTCGCCAAGGTTGCCCGCGACTCCCTGATGGTCGAGCTGCACGACTCCCACCCGCAGTACCACTGGGCCGGCAACAAGGGGTACAGCTCGCCGGAGCACGTGGCGGCGCTGGCCGAGCAGGGCCCGTGCGAGCTGCACCGCCGGTCGTGGCGGCTGCCCGGTGTCGGGGGCGCGGGCGTCGGTGCCGACGACGAGGGCCGGCCGCTCGTGGCGACGCCGGAGGAGGCGGAGGACCACGACGCGTCCGAGGTGGCGGGCGCGGGCGTGCTCGTGGGCGGGGCATGA
- the rplS gene encoding 50S ribosomal protein L19 yields MQTLDIVDGASLRDDIPAFRAGDTLKVNVNIVEGNRSRIQVFQGVVIARSGHGIRETFKIRKVSFGVGVERTFPVHSPSIDSIQVVTRGDVRRAKLYYLRNLRGKAAKIKEKRETTAR; encoded by the coding sequence ATGCAGACCCTGGACATCGTCGACGGCGCCTCGCTGCGCGACGACATCCCCGCCTTCCGCGCCGGCGACACCCTCAAGGTGAACGTCAACATCGTCGAGGGCAACCGCTCCCGTATCCAGGTCTTCCAGGGCGTGGTGATCGCCCGCTCCGGCCACGGCATCCGCGAGACCTTCAAGATCCGCAAGGTCAGCTTCGGCGTCGGCGTCGAGCGTACGTTCCCGGTCCACTCGCCGTCGATCGACTCGATCCAGGTCGTCACCCGCGGTGACGTCCGCCGCGCGAAGCTGTACTACCTGCGCAACCTGCGCGGCAAGGCCGCCAAGATCAAGGAGAAGCGCGAGACCACCGCTCGCTGA
- the lepB gene encoding signal peptidase I — protein sequence MTTDSTDGRARGDDAHEAAAMPPSYPPRSAPGPERAQQGSVGGRTATSRGGWFRETLTVMVSALILSVLIKTFLAQAFYIPSGSMENTLELGDRVMVNKLAPGPFELDRGDIVVFVDPGDWLGELPPDTRPAWQRTATQVLTWIGLLPQDAGHHLIKRIIGTGGDTVECCDAQGRLMVNGEPIDEPYLKPGTEPSEMEFSVTVPEDHVWLMGDNRSNSADSRAHLGDPGGGSVPVKNIVGRAFVVLWPADRITLLDNPEKTFAHVPEPSP from the coding sequence TTGACCACCGACAGCACCGACGGGCGTGCGCGGGGCGACGACGCCCACGAGGCCGCGGCCATGCCGCCGAGCTACCCGCCGAGGTCCGCACCGGGGCCCGAGCGCGCACAGCAGGGGTCGGTCGGCGGCAGGACGGCCACCAGCCGGGGCGGGTGGTTCCGCGAGACGCTCACCGTGATGGTGTCGGCACTGATCCTCTCGGTCCTCATCAAGACCTTCCTCGCCCAGGCGTTCTACATCCCGTCCGGCTCGATGGAGAACACGCTCGAGCTCGGTGACCGGGTCATGGTCAACAAGCTCGCTCCCGGCCCCTTCGAGCTCGACCGCGGTGACATCGTCGTCTTCGTCGACCCGGGCGACTGGCTCGGCGAGCTGCCGCCGGACACCCGGCCAGCGTGGCAGCGCACGGCCACCCAGGTGCTCACCTGGATCGGCCTGCTGCCGCAGGACGCCGGCCACCACCTGATCAAGCGGATCATCGGGACGGGTGGCGACACCGTCGAGTGCTGCGACGCCCAGGGACGCCTCATGGTCAACGGCGAGCCCATCGACGAGCCCTACCTGAAGCCCGGCACCGAGCCGAGCGAGATGGAGTTCTCCGTCACCGTGCCCGAGGACCACGTGTGGCTCATGGGCGACAACCGCTCCAACTCGGCCGACTCCCGGGCGCACCTGGGAGACCCGGGCGGGGGCAGCGTGCCGGTGAAGAACATCGTCGGACGCGCCTTCGTGGTGCTGTGGCCGGCGGACCGGATCACGCTGCTGGACAATCCGGAGAAGACGTTCGCCCACGTCCCGGAGCCCTCGCCGTGA
- a CDS encoding DUF2469 domain-containing protein, with protein sequence MSAEDLENYETELELDLYREYRDVVGLFSYVVETERRFYLANNVDVQVRSAGGEVFFELTLTDAWVWDVYRSARFVKSVRVVTFKDVNIEELAKRELELP encoded by the coding sequence GTGAGTGCCGAGGATCTGGAGAACTACGAGACCGAGCTCGAGCTGGACCTGTACCGGGAGTACCGGGACGTGGTGGGCCTGTTCAGCTACGTCGTCGAGACGGAACGGCGCTTCTACCTCGCCAACAACGTGGACGTGCAGGTGCGCTCCGCCGGCGGGGAGGTCTTCTTCGAGCTCACCCTCACCGACGCCTGGGTCTGGGACGTGTACCGCTCGGCCCGCTTCGTGAAGTCTGTGCGCGTCGTGACGTTCAAGGACGTCAACATCGAGGAGCTCGCGAAGCGGGAGCTCGAGCTGCCGTAG
- a CDS encoding M23 family metallopeptidase, producing MAAAPETDTVRSDRTELTTARPAPRPSRAARPGRRATGRRLSAQRRGAAVVLGLVSALALATGVHAAPAPTGAVVPSADGGHPPAASGDGGGTASGDGAVGAAAVSPSAVDAGRSPAGSGYVWPTGDPAAVVRAFDGPPSPWARGHRGVDLELAVGAPVLAAADGVVAFAGTVVDRPVISIDHADGVRTTYEPVRPAVREGQRVTAGETIGHLEPGHCLVLQLTTCLHLGARTGPRAYVDPLRLLGADVVVRLLPENMDLAG from the coding sequence ATGGCTGCCGCACCCGAGACAGACACCGTCCGTTCTGACCGCACTGAGCTCACGACCGCCCGTCCGGCGCCGCGCCCGTCCCGCGCTGCCCGCCCCGGGCGACGGGCCACGGGCCGTCGGCTCTCCGCGCAGAGACGGGGCGCGGCCGTCGTCCTCGGTCTCGTCTCCGCCCTCGCCCTTGCCACCGGCGTCCATGCGGCACCCGCACCGACGGGGGCCGTCGTCCCCAGCGCCGACGGCGGCCACCCGCCCGCGGCGAGCGGCGACGGCGGTGGCACGGCTTCCGGCGACGGGGCCGTCGGTGCCGCGGCCGTCTCCCCCTCGGCGGTGGACGCCGGCCGCTCCCCCGCCGGGTCCGGGTACGTCTGGCCCACCGGTGACCCGGCCGCCGTGGTCCGGGCCTTCGACGGCCCGCCGAGTCCCTGGGCCCGCGGCCACCGCGGGGTGGACCTCGAGCTCGCCGTGGGCGCCCCCGTGCTCGCGGCCGCCGACGGCGTGGTCGCCTTCGCCGGGACCGTGGTGGACCGGCCGGTGATCTCGATCGACCATGCCGACGGCGTCCGCACCACCTACGAGCCGGTGCGCCCGGCCGTGCGCGAGGGGCAGCGCGTCACCGCCGGCGAGACGATCGGGCACCTGGAGCCGGGCCACTGCCTGGTGCTCCAGCTGACCACCTGCCTGCACCTGGGGGCGCGCACCGGTCCGCGCGCGTACGTCGACCCGCTCCGCCTCCTCGGCGCCGACGTCGTCGTCCGGCTGCTGCCGGAGAACATGGACCTCGCCGGCTGA
- a CDS encoding YifB family Mg chelatase-like AAA ATPase translates to MGLGRTWTVSLLGLTGHLVEVEAHMSSGLPAFTLVGLPDTAVNEARERVRSAVTSSGVTWPARRTTVNLSPASLPKSGTGLDLALAVAVLVAAGLPGREAAARTVHLGELGLDGRLHPVRGVLPAVVAAVAAGRTEFVVPAANAAEASLVPGARVRPVTHLAEVVRDYGGEAVLPDLGRTAERTPAGPAGGAAPDPDLADVQGQDEARFALEVAAAGGHHLFLLGAPGTGKTMLAARLPGLLPDLGEAEAVEVSAVHSVAGTLDPAAGLLRRPPFEDPHHTATPAAVIGGGSGFPRPGAATRAHRGVLLLDEAPEFSPRVLQTLRQPLEHGELVLQRAAGSARYPARFQLVLAANPCPCGKAVGKGLSCTCSPVERRRYLGRLSGPLLDRIDIQVDVAPVTRASLALAAPPEDSATVAARVAGARARQRARLAATPWRTNAEVPGAWLRGGDAELPADVRVALERAMDRGALSMRGLDRVLRLAWTLADLAGRDRPTTTDVGTALALRTRGGTDG, encoded by the coding sequence GTGGGCCTCGGTCGGACGTGGACCGTCTCGCTGCTGGGGCTGACGGGCCATCTCGTCGAGGTCGAGGCGCACATGAGCTCCGGCCTGCCGGCGTTCACGCTCGTCGGCCTGCCGGACACCGCCGTGAACGAGGCGCGTGAACGGGTCCGCTCGGCGGTGACGAGCTCGGGGGTGACGTGGCCTGCCCGTCGCACCACGGTCAACCTCTCCCCGGCGTCCCTGCCCAAGTCCGGGACCGGGCTGGACCTGGCCCTCGCCGTCGCGGTCCTCGTCGCCGCGGGGCTGCCGGGCCGGGAGGCGGCGGCCCGGACCGTCCACCTGGGCGAGCTCGGCCTGGACGGGCGTCTCCACCCGGTGCGGGGCGTCCTCCCGGCGGTCGTCGCCGCGGTGGCGGCCGGTCGGACGGAGTTCGTGGTGCCGGCGGCCAACGCCGCCGAGGCCTCGCTCGTGCCCGGCGCCCGGGTCCGCCCGGTCACGCACCTCGCCGAGGTCGTCAGGGACTACGGCGGCGAGGCGGTGCTCCCGGACCTCGGCCGGACGGCCGAGAGGACACCGGCCGGTCCGGCCGGGGGCGCGGCACCGGACCCTGACCTCGCCGACGTGCAGGGCCAGGACGAGGCCCGGTTCGCGCTGGAGGTCGCCGCCGCGGGCGGGCACCACCTGTTCCTCCTCGGTGCTCCCGGCACGGGCAAGACCATGCTCGCGGCCCGGCTTCCCGGGCTGCTGCCGGACCTGGGGGAGGCGGAGGCCGTCGAGGTATCGGCCGTGCACTCCGTGGCCGGCACGCTCGACCCCGCCGCCGGCCTGCTGCGGCGCCCGCCGTTCGAGGACCCGCACCACACCGCGACCCCCGCGGCCGTCATCGGCGGGGGCAGCGGCTTCCCGCGCCCCGGTGCCGCCACACGCGCGCACCGCGGCGTCCTGCTCCTGGACGAGGCGCCGGAGTTCTCCCCGCGGGTGCTGCAGACGCTGCGCCAGCCGCTGGAGCACGGCGAGCTGGTCCTGCAGCGCGCCGCGGGGTCGGCGAGGTACCCGGCGAGGTTCCAGCTGGTGCTCGCCGCGAACCCGTGCCCCTGCGGCAAGGCGGTCGGCAAGGGTCTCTCGTGCACGTGCAGCCCGGTGGAGCGGCGCCGGTACCTCGGCCGCCTCTCCGGACCGTTGCTCGACCGCATCGACATCCAGGTCGACGTCGCACCCGTCACCCGTGCGTCGCTGGCGCTCGCGGCGCCGCCGGAGGACTCCGCCACGGTCGCGGCCCGGGTCGCCGGCGCGCGCGCCCGGCAGCGGGCGCGGCTCGCTGCGACCCCGTGGCGCACCAACGCGGAGGTTCCCGGCGCGTGGCTGCGCGGCGGGGACGCGGAGCTGCCCGCCGACGTGCGCGTGGCCCTCGAACGGGCCATGGACCGCGGTGCGCTCAGCATGCGGGGGCTCGACCGCGTCCTGCGGCTCGCGTGGACCCTCGCCGATCTCGCCGGGCGTGACCGGCCCACGACCACCGACGTCGGCACCGCGCTGGCGCTGCGTACCCGAGGAGGAACGGATGGTTGA
- the rimM gene encoding ribosome maturation factor RimM (Essential for efficient processing of 16S rRNA): MLLTVAVVGAPHGLRGEVRLDVRTDDPDRRLAAGNVLETEPADAGPLTVTRTRTTPDGAVYVMFAEARDRTAAESLRGIRLVVESDEDEHDDEGWYPHELVGLRAVHVDGRELGTVAALEHLPAQDVLVVDEPGGTQARVPFVEELVPDVDLTAGTVTLDPPRGIFAGDPAEWDESLDDDEPAAEGRPGSGVGA, from the coding sequence GTGCTGCTGACCGTCGCCGTCGTCGGCGCTCCGCACGGCCTGCGCGGCGAGGTCCGCCTCGACGTGCGCACCGACGACCCGGACCGCCGGCTGGCCGCCGGCAACGTCCTGGAGACCGAGCCCGCCGACGCGGGCCCGCTCACCGTGACCCGCACCCGGACGACGCCCGACGGCGCCGTCTACGTCATGTTCGCCGAGGCGCGCGACCGCACAGCCGCGGAGTCGCTGCGGGGCATCCGCCTGGTGGTCGAGTCCGACGAGGACGAGCACGACGACGAGGGCTGGTACCCCCACGAGCTCGTCGGGCTGCGGGCCGTCCACGTGGACGGGCGCGAGCTCGGCACGGTCGCCGCGCTCGAGCACCTGCCCGCCCAGGACGTCCTCGTCGTCGACGAGCCGGGCGGCACCCAGGCGCGCGTGCCGTTCGTCGAGGAGCTGGTCCCGGACGTCGACCTCACGGCGGGGACCGTGACGCTGGACCCGCCGCGCGGCATCTTCGCGGGCGACCCCGCCGAGTGGGACGAGAGCCTCGACGACGACGAGCCGGCGGCCGAGGGCCGCCCCGGCTCCGGCGTCGGGGCCTGA
- a CDS encoding tyrosine recombinase XerC → MEGAEAVLEAFGRHLRLQRNLSPHTVRAYLGDVTSLLAHLQQHDVALTDLDLTVLRSWLVGQQRRGMSRSTLARRVAAVRTFCTWAARAGHLSTDVGARLRSPRPDRHLPVVLGVEDAAGLLGTAEERARDDDPVHLRDWAALELLYATGVRVSELVGIDVDDLDDAERTVRVRGKGDKERVVPFGLPALRAVTAWRERGRPRLGNPASGPALFLGARGGRLDPRTLRGVLHRLTAVAGVHDLAPHGLRHTAATHLLAGGSDLRTVQEVLGHSSLATTQRYTHVTPERLRAAYTQAHPRA, encoded by the coding sequence GTGGAGGGGGCGGAGGCGGTGCTCGAGGCGTTCGGCCGGCACCTGCGTCTGCAGCGCAACCTCAGTCCGCACACGGTGCGGGCCTACCTCGGCGACGTCACGTCGCTCCTGGCCCACCTGCAGCAGCACGACGTGGCCCTCACGGACCTCGACCTCACCGTCCTGCGGTCCTGGCTCGTCGGGCAGCAGCGCCGGGGCATGTCACGCTCGACGCTCGCGCGCCGCGTCGCCGCCGTCCGGACCTTCTGCACCTGGGCGGCCCGCGCGGGACACCTCAGCACCGACGTCGGTGCCCGGCTGCGCAGCCCCCGCCCGGACCGGCACCTGCCGGTGGTGCTCGGTGTCGAGGACGCGGCCGGCCTGCTCGGGACGGCCGAGGAGCGTGCACGCGACGACGACCCCGTCCATCTGCGCGACTGGGCCGCGCTCGAGCTGCTGTACGCCACCGGCGTCCGGGTGAGCGAGCTGGTCGGCATCGACGTCGACGACCTCGACGACGCCGAGCGCACCGTGCGCGTGAGGGGCAAGGGCGACAAGGAGCGGGTGGTCCCGTTCGGGCTCCCGGCTCTGCGGGCCGTCACCGCCTGGCGGGAACGGGGACGGCCGAGGCTCGGCAACCCCGCCAGCGGCCCCGCGCTCTTCCTGGGCGCCCGTGGCGGCCGACTCGACCCGCGCACCCTGCGCGGCGTGCTGCACCGGCTCACCGCCGTCGCCGGCGTCCACGACCTCGCCCCCCACGGCCTGCGGCACACCGCGGCCACGCACCTGCTCGCCGGCGGCTCCGACCTCCGCACGGTCCAGGAGGTCCTGGGGCACAGCTCCCTCGCCACGACGCAGCGCTACACGCACGTGACCCCGGAGCGCCTCCGCGCCGCCTACACGCAGGCGCACCCCCGGGCCTGA
- the dprA gene encoding DNA-processing protein DprA encodes MVDLPFDVDDPRLAAAAWSRVAEPPDQHAGALVDNLGATEALGWLTAVAAGRVDPGGEPWVRAVAGWVPRLENLDIRRELDTLDRLGGRLVLPGDPDWPTPLDDLGVERPLALWVRGGAIVQGRAVALVGARACTSYGEHVAADMAVGLAEAGTTVVSGGAYGIDAAAHRGTLGVDGVTTAVLAGGVDRLYPVGNTRLLEAVTTSGAVVSEVPPGSVPSRNRFLARNRLIAALGAATVVVEAAWRSGALSTASRAAQLSRPVGAVPGPVTSMASAGCHRLMREQGAVCVTEAAEVLELVGVAGEHLTDDDRPVPAGLLDDLDPAARRVLDALPLRGSAPVTNVARAAGLPATEVRAALGHLELAGRARRTGSTWARSR; translated from the coding sequence ATGGTTGACCTGCCCTTCGACGTCGACGACCCGAGGTTGGCGGCGGCCGCGTGGAGCCGTGTCGCGGAGCCGCCGGACCAGCACGCCGGGGCGCTGGTCGACAACCTCGGCGCGACGGAGGCGCTGGGGTGGCTGACCGCCGTGGCCGCCGGTCGCGTCGACCCCGGCGGAGAGCCCTGGGTGCGCGCCGTCGCGGGGTGGGTGCCGCGCCTGGAGAACCTGGACATCCGGCGTGAGCTCGACACGCTCGACCGGCTGGGCGGGCGGCTCGTTCTTCCCGGCGATCCCGACTGGCCCACGCCCCTCGACGACCTCGGCGTCGAGCGGCCCCTCGCCCTGTGGGTCCGTGGCGGTGCGATCGTCCAGGGCCGGGCGGTCGCCCTCGTCGGGGCGCGGGCCTGCACCTCCTACGGCGAGCACGTGGCCGCCGACATGGCGGTGGGGCTCGCCGAGGCGGGGACGACGGTGGTCTCCGGCGGCGCGTACGGGATCGACGCCGCCGCGCACCGGGGCACCCTCGGCGTGGACGGGGTCACGACCGCGGTCCTCGCCGGTGGTGTCGACCGGCTCTACCCGGTCGGCAACACCAGGCTGCTGGAGGCGGTGACGACCTCGGGCGCGGTCGTCTCGGAGGTGCCGCCCGGGTCCGTGCCCTCCCGCAACCGCTTCCTCGCCCGCAACCGGCTGATCGCCGCCCTCGGGGCCGCGACCGTCGTCGTCGAGGCGGCCTGGCGTTCCGGGGCGCTGAGCACCGCGTCGCGGGCCGCCCAGCTCTCGCGCCCGGTGGGGGCGGTGCCCGGGCCGGTCACGTCCATGGCCTCGGCCGGGTGCCACCGGCTGATGCGCGAGCAGGGGGCCGTGTGCGTCACCGAGGCGGCGGAGGTCCTCGAGCTCGTCGGGGTGGCCGGGGAGCACCTGACGGACGACGACCGACCGGTCCCCGCCGGCCTGCTCGACGACCTCGACCCGGCCGCCCGGCGGGTGCTCGACGCCCTCCCCCTGCGCGGCTCGGCGCCGGTCACCAACGTCGCCCGGGCGGCCGGCCTGCCGGCGACGGAGGTGCGCGCCGCCCTCGGGCACCTCGAGCTCGCCGGACGGGCGCGGCGCACCGGGTCCACGTGGGCCCGGTCGCGGTGA
- a CDS encoding GNAT family N-acetyltransferase, translating into MRVDVRPGRPDDAGALAELAAVTFPLACPPHLDEDDVAQFVATHLGPEHFAAYLADEERYRVVVAEGPDAPVGYTLLVLPLTSDEPPSADDVAALVTARPAAELSKCYVLPDLQGSGLAGALLTATLRTAAAHRVDGEPVAAVWLGTNRANRRAQRSYARHGFVTLGTRRFRVGESLEEDLVMAVELADVPQTTPTPAATR; encoded by the coding sequence GTGCGCGTGGACGTCCGCCCGGGCCGCCCGGACGACGCCGGCGCCCTCGCCGAGCTCGCGGCGGTCACCTTCCCGCTCGCCTGCCCGCCGCACCTGGACGAGGACGACGTCGCCCAGTTCGTGGCCACCCACCTCGGCCCCGAGCACTTCGCCGCCTACCTCGCCGACGAGGAGCGCTACCGGGTGGTCGTCGCCGAGGGCCCGGACGCACCGGTGGGCTACACGCTCCTCGTCCTGCCGCTGACCTCTGACGAGCCGCCGTCCGCCGACGACGTCGCCGCCCTGGTCACCGCGCGGCCCGCCGCCGAGCTGAGCAAGTGCTACGTCCTGCCCGACCTCCAGGGCTCGGGACTGGCCGGCGCCCTCCTGACGGCGACGCTCCGCACGGCCGCGGCCCACCGGGTCGACGGCGAGCCGGTCGCCGCGGTCTGGCTGGGCACGAACCGGGCGAACCGGCGGGCGCAACGCAGCTACGCACGCCACGGGTTCGTCACCCTCGGCACGCGCCGGTTCCGGGTGGGGGAGAGCCTCGAGGAAGACCTCGTCATGGCGGTGGAGCTCGCCGACGTGCCGCAGACCACACCGACACCGGCGGCGACGCGTTAG
- the rpsB gene encoding 30S ribosomal protein S2: MAVVTMRQLLESGVHFGHQTRRWNPKMKRFIFTERNGIYIIDLQQSLKDIDRAYEFVKETVAHGGNILFVGTKKQAQEAIAEQAQRVGMPYVNQRWLGGMLTNFGTVHKRLQRLKELEQVDFDDVASSAFTKKELLMQRREKEKLERTLGGIRDMAKIPSAVWIVDTKKEHLAVAEARKLNIPVVAILDTNCDPDEVDYRIPGNDDAIRAVSLLTRVIADAAAEGLVTRHGGGTAETGTAQEPLAEWERELLEAHEAQQSTQASVVAADAPAEAVEAAQQTAGATHDAEEVAEAAEAADESAPVTDVAGPDTTQVADNAAAAQDAQAAESEQA; the protein is encoded by the coding sequence ATGGCCGTCGTCACCATGCGCCAGCTCCTCGAGAGCGGCGTGCACTTCGGGCACCAGACCCGCCGTTGGAACCCGAAGATGAAGCGCTTCATCTTCACCGAGCGCAACGGCATCTACATCATCGACCTCCAGCAGTCGCTGAAGGACATCGACCGCGCCTACGAGTTCGTCAAGGAGACCGTCGCCCACGGCGGCAACATCCTCTTCGTCGGCACGAAGAAGCAGGCCCAGGAGGCCATCGCCGAGCAGGCGCAGCGCGTGGGCATGCCCTACGTCAACCAGCGCTGGCTGGGCGGCATGCTGACCAACTTCGGCACCGTGCACAAGCGTCTGCAGCGCCTCAAGGAGCTCGAGCAGGTCGACTTCGACGACGTCGCCTCCTCCGCCTTCACCAAGAAGGAGCTGCTGATGCAGCGCCGTGAGAAGGAGAAGCTCGAGCGCACCCTCGGCGGTATCCGTGACATGGCCAAGATCCCCTCGGCCGTGTGGATCGTGGACACCAAGAAGGAGCACCTCGCCGTCGCCGAGGCCCGCAAGCTCAACATCCCCGTCGTCGCCATCCTCGACACCAACTGCGACCCGGACGAGGTCGACTACCGCATCCCGGGCAACGACGACGCCATCCGCGCCGTCTCGCTGCTCACCCGCGTGATCGCCGACGCGGCCGCCGAGGGCCTCGTCACCCGCCACGGCGGCGGCACCGCCGAGACCGGCACCGCCCAGGAGCCGCTCGCCGAGTGGGAGCGCGAGCTGCTCGAGGCCCACGAGGCCCAGCAGAGCACCCAGGCGTCCGTCGTCGCGGCCGACGCCCCGGCCGAGGCCGTCGAGGCCGCGCAGCAGACCGCGGGCGCGACGCACGACGCCGAGGAGGTCGCCGAGGCCGCCGAGGCCGCGGACGAGAGCGCGCCCGTGACCGACGTGGCCGGCCCGGACACCACGCAGGTCGCGGACAACGCCGCCGCCGCGCAGGACGCCCAGGCCGCCGAGTCCGAGCAGGCCTGA